A stretch of the Agromyces larvae genome encodes the following:
- a CDS encoding histidine phosphatase family protein, whose translation MTIALIRHGQTDWNAARRLQGRSDVPLNDTGRAQARDAASLLAAEPWDLVVSSTLARARETAAILAEELALPVAGAYHELVEQDYGVAEGMLVADMRARWPERDIPGMESDDAVRGRALDGLARLADAHPGARVLAVAHGTFIRHALAAVSGHAAGDYPPLANLSASVIVPGEAGWRVETVAGAPFADLLDALGGRAA comes from the coding sequence ATGACGATCGCCCTCATCCGCCACGGCCAGACCGACTGGAACGCCGCGCGGCGGCTGCAGGGGCGCAGCGACGTCCCGCTGAACGACACCGGCCGTGCGCAGGCGCGCGACGCCGCATCCCTGCTAGCCGCCGAACCGTGGGACCTGGTCGTCAGCTCGACGCTCGCCCGCGCCCGCGAGACCGCCGCGATCCTCGCGGAGGAGCTCGCGCTGCCGGTCGCGGGCGCCTACCACGAGCTGGTCGAGCAGGACTACGGCGTCGCCGAGGGGATGCTGGTGGCCGACATGCGCGCGCGCTGGCCCGAGCGGGACATCCCCGGCATGGAGTCCGACGACGCCGTCCGCGGCAGAGCGCTCGACGGCCTCGCGCGCCTCGCCGACGCGCACCCCGGAGCTCGCGTGCTCGCGGTCGCGCACGGCACGTTCATCCGGCACGCGCTCGCCGCCGTGAGCGGACACGCCGCCGGGGATTACCCGCCGCTCGCCAACCTCTCGGCATCGGTGATCGTGCCCGGCGAGGCGGGCTGGCGCGTCGAGACCGTCGCCGGGGCGCCGTTCGCCGACCTCCTCGACGCGCTCGGCGGTCGCGCGGCGTAG
- a CDS encoding trans-sulfuration enzyme family protein gives MSHLHPETVAVTAGRPSHDSDQPLNVPIHLASTYVAGGELEYGRYGNPSWTAFEDVLGALEGGRCISFASGIAATSAVLDLVAPGGIVVAPRHSYTGTVLQLEDRAAAGRVELRLVDLTDTDAVIAACDGAAMLWFESPTNPALEVADIAALTAGAHAHGTLVVVDNTFATPLRQKPLTLGADLVVHSATKAISGHSDLIMGAVIAADAAHAEQLVARRSLGGAVPSAFEAFLALRGLRTLAVRLDRAEATARELVARLSDHPRLEQVRYPGFSTIVSIVLRGGAEAADALTVSTKLWIHATSLGGVESTFERRRRWAAEAETIPDGLVRLSVGLEHPDDLADDLIRALDAIG, from the coding sequence ATGTCGCATCTTCACCCCGAGACGGTCGCCGTGACCGCCGGCCGCCCCTCGCACGACTCCGACCAGCCCCTGAACGTGCCGATCCATCTCGCCTCGACCTACGTCGCCGGCGGCGAGCTCGAGTACGGCCGGTACGGCAATCCGTCGTGGACGGCCTTCGAAGATGTGCTGGGCGCACTCGAGGGCGGGCGCTGCATCTCGTTCGCCTCGGGCATCGCGGCCACGTCGGCGGTGCTCGACCTGGTCGCGCCGGGCGGCATCGTCGTCGCCCCGCGGCACTCCTACACCGGCACCGTGCTGCAGCTCGAAGATCGCGCGGCGGCGGGCCGCGTCGAACTGCGGCTCGTCGACCTCACCGACACCGACGCGGTGATCGCCGCATGCGACGGCGCCGCGATGCTCTGGTTCGAGTCGCCGACGAACCCCGCGCTCGAAGTCGCCGACATCGCCGCGCTCACCGCGGGCGCGCACGCGCACGGCACCCTCGTGGTCGTCGACAACACGTTCGCCACGCCGCTGCGGCAGAAGCCGCTCACGCTCGGCGCCGACCTCGTCGTGCACTCGGCGACGAAGGCGATCTCGGGGCACAGCGACCTCATCATGGGCGCGGTGATCGCCGCCGACGCCGCGCACGCCGAACAGCTCGTCGCCCGCCGCTCCCTCGGCGGGGCGGTGCCGTCGGCGTTCGAGGCGTTCCTCGCGCTGCGGGGGCTGCGCACGCTCGCCGTGCGGCTCGACCGCGCCGAGGCGACCGCCCGCGAGCTGGTCGCGCGGCTCAGCGACCACCCGCGGCTCGAGCAGGTGCGCTACCCCGGGTTCAGCACGATCGTCTCGATCGTGCTGCGCGGCGGCGCCGAGGCCGCCGATGCGCTCACGGTCTCGACGAAGCTCTGGATCCACGCGACGAGCCTCGGCGGCGTGGAATCGACGTTCGAGCGCCGGCGCCGCTGGGCGGCCGAGGCCGAGACCATCCCCGACGGGCTGGTGCGGCTCTCGGTCGGGCTGGAGCATCCCGACGATCTGGCCGACGACCTGATCCGCGCCCTCGACGCGATCGGCTGA
- a CDS encoding PHP domain-containing protein, translating into MDAASALDEIARLLEQELANPYKAKAFRRALGVIEPLSGDELAAKLADGSLKRTPGIGDTTYEVIAEASAGTVPAYLADLREKAGVGEVRAGLRALLRGDLHCHSEWSDGTTSIAAMARAAAGAGLEYVALTDHSPSLRVANGLTAERLASQLEIVEALNSSGELGVRILPGIEVDIREDGSLDQTPEMLDRLDVVVASVHSKLRSPREAMTERMLRAVADPHTNVLGHCTGRLVRGSRGTRPQSEFDAEAVFAACVANGVAVEINSRPEREDPPDELIALALDAGCLFSIDSDGHAPGHSAFLALGAARAEAAGIPPERIVTTWPVDDLLAWSRRNR; encoded by the coding sequence ATGGATGCCGCGTCCGCCCTCGATGAGATCGCGCGCCTGCTCGAGCAGGAGCTCGCGAACCCCTACAAGGCGAAGGCGTTCCGCCGGGCGCTCGGGGTGATCGAACCGCTGTCGGGCGACGAGCTCGCCGCGAAGCTCGCCGACGGCAGTCTGAAGCGCACCCCGGGCATCGGCGACACCACGTACGAGGTCATCGCCGAGGCATCCGCCGGGACTGTCCCCGCGTACCTGGCCGACCTGCGCGAGAAGGCCGGTGTCGGCGAGGTGCGCGCGGGCCTGCGCGCCCTGCTGCGCGGCGACCTGCACTGCCACAGCGAGTGGTCCGACGGCACCACGTCGATCGCCGCGATGGCGCGCGCCGCGGCGGGGGCCGGGCTCGAGTACGTCGCGCTCACCGACCACTCCCCCAGCCTCCGGGTCGCGAACGGGCTCACCGCCGAGCGGCTCGCGTCGCAGCTCGAGATCGTCGAAGCGCTGAACTCCTCGGGCGAACTCGGCGTGCGGATCCTGCCGGGCATCGAGGTCGACATCCGCGAGGACGGCTCGCTCGACCAGACTCCCGAGATGCTCGACCGGCTCGACGTGGTCGTCGCCAGCGTGCACTCCAAGCTGCGCTCGCCTCGCGAGGCGATGACCGAGCGGATGCTCCGCGCCGTCGCCGACCCGCACACGAACGTGCTGGGGCACTGCACGGGCCGGCTCGTGCGCGGCTCCCGCGGCACGCGGCCGCAGTCGGAGTTCGACGCCGAGGCGGTCTTCGCCGCCTGCGTGGCGAACGGGGTGGCGGTCGAGATCAACTCGCGGCCCGAGCGCGAGGACCCGCCCGACGAGCTCATCGCGCTCGCCCTCGACGCGGGATGCCTGTTCTCGATCGACAGCGACGGGCACGCGCCCGGCCACTCCGCCTTCCTCGCGCTCGGCGCGGCGCGCGCCGAGGCGGCGGGCATCCCGCCCGAACGCATCGTCACGACCTGGCCGGTCGACGACCTGCTGGCCTGGTCGCGCCGCAACCGCTGA
- a CDS encoding class I SAM-dependent methyltransferase codes for MTRQTTPLIDDDALDDLEREFVGRVRGRVLEIGAGDGENFGALHPDVAWVGLEPDPARRAELAIRAREWRHDAAPIDGVAEAIPLPDASVDAVVGTYVLCSVADPAHALAEVRRVLVPGGRVVFVDHVVAPPHTVKRVVQRLATPISARVCHGCHWDRDTAAALAGAGFAADDVRRLRVRSMPFGSVPTLLFDGHAS; via the coding sequence GTGACGCGCCAGACGACCCCGCTCATCGACGACGACGCCCTCGACGACCTCGAGCGCGAGTTCGTCGGACGGGTGCGCGGTCGCGTGCTCGAGATCGGCGCGGGCGACGGCGAGAACTTCGGCGCGCTGCATCCGGATGTCGCGTGGGTCGGCCTGGAACCCGACCCCGCGCGGCGTGCCGAGCTCGCGATCCGCGCGCGCGAATGGCGGCACGATGCGGCGCCGATCGACGGCGTCGCCGAGGCGATCCCGCTGCCCGACGCATCGGTCGACGCGGTCGTCGGCACCTACGTGCTCTGCTCGGTCGCCGACCCGGCGCACGCCCTCGCCGAGGTGCGCCGGGTGCTGGTGCCGGGCGGCCGGGTCGTGTTCGTCGATCACGTCGTCGCACCGCCGCACACGGTCAAGCGGGTGGTGCAGCGGCTCGCGACGCCCATCTCGGCGCGGGTCTGCCACGGCTGCCACTGGGACCGCGACACCGCGGCCGCATTGGCGGGCGCCGGATTCGCCGCCGACGACGTTCGGCGGTTGCGCGTCCGGTCGATGCCGTTCGGGTCGGTGCCGACGCTGCTGTTCGACGGGCACGCGAGCTGA
- a CDS encoding NUDIX domain-containing protein — MSDLEQLVAGTDPGYAATVVLLRDGELGVEVLLAERPRDRGSFAGAWVFPGGAVDEADLGGDAEHSEWAARRAAARETREEVGLDIDPVDLVPFSRWTPPEGAQKRLITTFFAVRVPDGELRLAPDEVMAVEWIRPVDALERHAQGAMTLWPPTWVTLHTLQRHESVDAALRDLASRDIRPYVSRFQRDRTVLVWQEDAEFDADGEHADRPAVPDDAPDADLDRHRLMMDRLPWVYLNSF, encoded by the coding sequence GTGAGCGATCTCGAACAGCTGGTCGCCGGTACCGACCCGGGGTACGCCGCCACCGTCGTGCTCCTGCGCGACGGCGAGCTCGGCGTCGAGGTGCTGCTCGCGGAGCGCCCACGCGACCGCGGCTCGTTCGCCGGAGCATGGGTGTTCCCCGGCGGCGCGGTCGACGAGGCCGACCTCGGCGGCGACGCCGAGCACAGCGAGTGGGCCGCACGGCGTGCCGCCGCACGCGAGACCCGTGAGGAGGTCGGGCTCGACATCGACCCGGTCGACCTCGTGCCGTTCTCACGGTGGACTCCGCCCGAGGGCGCGCAGAAGCGCCTGATCACGACGTTCTTCGCGGTGCGCGTCCCCGACGGCGAGCTGCGCCTCGCACCCGACGAGGTGATGGCGGTCGAGTGGATCCGCCCGGTCGACGCGCTCGAACGGCACGCGCAGGGCGCCATGACGCTCTGGCCGCCGACCTGGGTGACCCTGCACACCCTGCAGCGCCATGAGTCGGTCGACGCCGCGCTGCGAGATCTCGCGAGTCGTGACATCCGGCCGTATGTGTCGCGGTTCCAGCGCGATCGCACCGTCCTCGTCTGGCAGGAGGACGCCGAGTTCGACGCCGACGGCGAGCACGCCGACCGACCGGCCGTGCCCGACGACGCGCCCGACGCCGACCTCGACCGGCACCGGCTCATGATGGACCGCCTGCCCTGGGTGTACCTCAACTCGTTCTGA
- a CDS encoding DUF1540 domain-containing protein — translation MSMTIDDLPRVTECAVLGCSYNDHSNCHAAAVTIAGGVGDAECATFIPLGSKGGLDKVISHVGACQRAECVHNSSLECTATAVRVGPGADAADCLTYQPR, via the coding sequence ATGAGCATGACCATCGACGATCTGCCCCGCGTCACCGAGTGTGCGGTGCTCGGCTGCAGCTACAACGACCACTCGAACTGCCACGCTGCGGCGGTGACCATCGCGGGCGGCGTCGGCGACGCCGAGTGCGCCACGTTCATTCCGCTGGGGTCGAAGGGCGGGCTCGACAAGGTGATCTCGCACGTGGGCGCGTGTCAGCGCGCCGAGTGCGTGCACAACTCGTCGCTCGAGTGCACCGCGACCGCCGTGCGGGTGGGGCCGGGCGCCGACGCGGCCGACTGCCTCACCTACCAGCCGCGCTGA
- a CDS encoding NADPH-dependent F420 reductase has protein sequence MTTVSIIGNGNMGSAIGRIVEAGGNTVEFIGRDASQAPTGEIVVLAVPYPALAEIVAGRREQLAGKVVVDLTNPVDFATFDSLVVPADGSAAAELAQALPESKVVKAFNTNFAATLASKAVGEAPTTVLIAGDDQAAKDLLADVVRAGGVLAADAGSLARARELEAIGFQQMVLAVREQISWSGGFALAN, from the coding sequence ATGACCACCGTCAGCATCATCGGCAACGGCAACATGGGGTCGGCGATCGGCCGGATCGTGGAAGCCGGCGGTAACACCGTCGAGTTCATCGGGCGCGACGCGTCGCAGGCGCCGACCGGCGAGATCGTCGTGCTCGCCGTACCGTACCCCGCCCTCGCCGAGATCGTCGCGGGGCGCCGCGAGCAGCTGGCGGGCAAGGTCGTCGTCGACCTCACCAACCCCGTCGACTTCGCCACATTCGACTCGCTCGTCGTGCCGGCCGACGGGTCGGCCGCCGCCGAGCTCGCCCAGGCGCTGCCCGAATCGAAGGTCGTGAAGGCGTTCAACACCAACTTCGCCGCGACCCTCGCGTCGAAGGCCGTCGGCGAAGCCCCCACCACCGTGCTCATCGCCGGCGACGACCAGGCCGCGAAAGATCTGCTCGCCGACGTCGTGCGCGCGGGCGGCGTGCTGGCGGCCGACGCGGGCTCGCTCGCACGTGCGCGCGAGCTCGAGGCGATCGGGTTCCAGCAGATGGTGCTCGCGGTGCGCGAGCAGATCAGCTGGTCGGGCGGCTTCGCGCTCGCGAACTGA
- a CDS encoding MBL fold metallo-hydrolase translates to MEHPSVALVRAPNPGPMTLDGTNSYVLRAPGASGCVVVDPGPLDEGHLDALAAHGPVELILLTHHHHDHSDAIDAFHARTGAPVRAVDAAWCRDAAPVADGERITAAGLDLEILATPGHTADSLCVVLPGEGEHGAVLTGDTVLGSGTTIIADPDGALGPYLDSLARLRELGTPGPVAVLPGHGPELPDLRAICEAYLAHREERLAQVRAALAAIGPDASAEAVTDVVYGDVDPAVRFAAEASVRAQLAYLRS, encoded by the coding sequence ATGGAGCATCCCTCGGTCGCGCTCGTGCGCGCCCCCAACCCCGGCCCGATGACCCTCGACGGCACGAACTCGTACGTGCTGCGTGCGCCCGGGGCATCCGGTTGCGTGGTCGTCGACCCGGGCCCGCTCGACGAGGGCCATCTCGACGCGCTCGCCGCGCACGGCCCGGTCGAGCTGATCCTGCTCACGCACCATCATCACGACCACAGCGATGCGATCGACGCGTTCCATGCGCGCACGGGCGCGCCGGTGCGCGCGGTCGACGCGGCCTGGTGCCGCGATGCGGCCCCGGTCGCCGACGGCGAGCGCATCACCGCGGCGGGGCTCGATCTCGAGATCCTCGCGACGCCGGGCCACACCGCCGATTCGCTGTGCGTGGTGCTCCCCGGCGAGGGCGAGCACGGCGCCGTGCTCACGGGCGACACCGTGCTCGGCAGCGGCACGACGATCATCGCCGACCCCGACGGCGCGCTCGGCCCGTACCTCGACTCGCTCGCGCGGCTGCGCGAGCTCGGCACGCCGGGCCCGGTCGCGGTGCTGCCCGGTCACGGCCCCGAACTGCCCGATCTGCGCGCGATCTGCGAGGCGTATCTCGCGCACCGCGAGGAGCGGCTCGCGCAGGTGCGCGCGGCGCTCGCGGCGATCGGACCGGATGCCTCGGCCGAGGCCGTGACCGACGTCGTGTACGGCGACGTCGACCCGGCGGTGAGGTTCGCGGCCGAGGCATCCGTTCGGGCGCAGCTCGCGTACCTGCGCAGCTGA
- a CDS encoding NUDIX domain-containing protein, with amino-acid sequence MPQRSAGLLLVRRRPGLEVFIAHLGGPFWARKTEGAWSIPKGEVGPGEDDAAAARREFAEEIGTAPPEGAVADLGEVRSASGKVVHVFAVEVDDFAVERVASNEFELEWPPRSGRVQRFPEIDGAGWFGLDAARPLLSAGQRAALDLVGQRFGNEGLSTP; translated from the coding sequence ATGCCGCAGCGCAGCGCCGGGCTGCTGCTCGTGCGCCGCAGGCCCGGGCTCGAGGTGTTCATCGCGCACCTCGGCGGCCCGTTCTGGGCGCGCAAGACCGAGGGCGCGTGGTCGATCCCGAAGGGCGAGGTCGGCCCCGGCGAGGACGACGCCGCCGCGGCGCGGCGCGAGTTCGCCGAGGAGATCGGCACCGCACCGCCGGAGGGGGCCGTCGCCGACCTCGGCGAGGTGCGCTCCGCCTCGGGCAAGGTCGTGCACGTCTTCGCGGTCGAGGTCGACGACTTCGCGGTCGAGCGGGTCGCCAGCAACGAGTTCGAGCTCGAGTGGCCGCCGCGGTCGGGTCGGGTGCAGCGGTTCCCCGAGATCGACGGGGCCGGATGGTTCGGGCTCGACGCCGCACGCCCGCTGCTGTCCGCGGGGCAGCGGGCGGCGCTCGATCTGGTCGGGCAACGATTCGGCAACGAGGGGCTCTCAACTCCGTAA
- a CDS encoding MarR family winged helix-turn-helix transcriptional regulator, translating into MTDTTWLTPEESAAWVRLIAVAELLPVALDAQLGADAGLTHFEYLALGSLAAAPDRTLRMTALAAATNATLPRLSHVMRRLEDRGLVRRFPCPEDRRATNATVTADGLDLVERAAPGHVTTIRRSVLDALTPEQLEQLYAIGGAILERLDPDTRLDASSCQFSEGPIRRAG; encoded by the coding sequence ATGACCGACACGACCTGGCTCACGCCCGAGGAGTCCGCCGCCTGGGTGCGGCTCATCGCCGTCGCCGAACTGCTGCCGGTCGCCCTCGACGCGCAACTCGGCGCCGACGCCGGCCTCACGCACTTCGAGTACCTGGCGCTCGGCTCGCTCGCGGCCGCACCCGACCGCACGCTGCGCATGACGGCGCTCGCGGCCGCGACCAACGCGACCCTCCCCCGCCTCTCGCACGTCATGCGCCGACTCGAAGACCGTGGGCTCGTGCGCCGGTTCCCCTGCCCCGAAGACCGCCGCGCGACGAACGCCACCGTCACGGCCGACGGTCTCGACCTCGTCGAGCGCGCGGCACCCGGCCACGTGACGACCATCCGGCGCTCGGTGCTCGACGCGCTCACCCCCGAGCAGCTCGAACAGCTCTACGCCATCGGCGGAGCCATCCTCGAGCGTCTCGACCCCGACACCCGGCTCGACGCCAGCAGCTGCCAGTTCAGCGAGGGCCCGATACGGCGCGCGGGCTGA
- a CDS encoding cytochrome b/b6 domain-containing protein: MPDPTIRTALADVSWKRVTRWALAAVVAFALVVLLAKWVRTLPEVAAFVETYPGDAPLPDWAPVGIPAWVGWQHFFNAFLLVMLVRTGLILRAKQRPTAFWTRDNSRWPRTKRAPRRLGISLWLHLWVDAFWVLNGIVYVVLLFSTGQWVRIVPTDWSVVPNAISVALQYASLEWPTENAWVVYNALQVLSYFVVVFVAAPVAIVTGLRLSPVWPPTGRIAALPTEKVARAWHFPTMLFLLAFTFVHVVLVFATGVLRNLNVMYTSRDVDDWVGFAVFAASVAVMAIGWVLARPLMLLPVAEKTGQVRRMPPARPPAP, encoded by the coding sequence GTGCCCGACCCCACCATCCGCACCGCGCTCGCCGACGTCTCCTGGAAGCGCGTCACCAGGTGGGCGCTCGCCGCGGTCGTCGCGTTCGCGCTCGTCGTCCTGCTCGCGAAGTGGGTGCGCACCCTCCCCGAGGTCGCCGCGTTCGTCGAGACCTACCCCGGGGACGCGCCGCTGCCCGACTGGGCGCCCGTCGGGATCCCCGCATGGGTGGGCTGGCAGCACTTCTTCAACGCGTTCCTGCTCGTGATGCTGGTGCGCACCGGGCTGATCCTGCGCGCCAAGCAGCGACCGACGGCGTTCTGGACCCGCGACAACTCGCGCTGGCCCCGCACGAAGCGGGCGCCGCGCCGACTCGGCATCTCGCTCTGGCTGCACCTCTGGGTCGACGCGTTCTGGGTGCTGAACGGCATCGTCTACGTCGTGCTCCTGTTCTCGACCGGCCAGTGGGTGCGCATCGTGCCGACCGACTGGAGCGTCGTGCCGAACGCGATCTCGGTCGCCCTGCAGTACGCGTCGCTCGAGTGGCCGACCGAGAACGCGTGGGTGGTCTACAACGCGTTGCAGGTGCTGAGCTACTTCGTCGTCGTGTTCGTCGCCGCGCCCGTCGCGATCGTCACCGGGCTGCGGCTGTCGCCCGTGTGGCCCCCGACCGGCCGCATCGCCGCGCTGCCGACCGAGAAGGTCGCCCGGGCCTGGCACTTCCCGACCATGCTGTTCCTGCTCGCCTTCACGTTCGTGCACGTCGTGCTCGTCTTCGCGACGGGCGTGCTGCGCAACCTCAACGTGATGTACACGTCGCGCGACGTCGACGACTGGGTCGGCTTCGCGGTCTTCGCCGCGTCGGTCGCGGTGATGGCGATCGGCTGGGTGCTCGCCCGGCCGCTCATGCTGCTGCCGGTCGCCGAGAAGACGGGTCAGGTGAGACGGATGCCACCGGCCCGGCCGCCCGCCCCGTAG